A section of the Asticcacaulis sp. EMRT-3 genome encodes:
- a CDS encoding Bax inhibitor-1/YccA family protein, which produces MLQTNIQASTGSQSAIYDVGLRAYMLRIYMYMTGGLATTGAIALFSAQSATALHAMYSYQGTAIVGMKPLAWIVMFAPLGLVMFLSFGLQRMSLFTAQLSYWVYAALMGLSLSTIFLTYTGESIASALFITAGTFGAMSLYGYSTKRDLTGLGSVLMMGLIGVIIASVVNLFLKSNSLQFGISIIGVLVFIGLTAYDTQKLKLLYATLTDKNDGLGKIVILGALTLYLDFINLFLQLLYLFGNRRKSW; this is translated from the coding sequence TTGCTTCAAACAAATATACAGGCTTCCACCGGCTCGCAATCGGCAATATACGATGTGGGCCTGCGCGCTTACATGCTCAGAATTTACATGTACATGACAGGCGGCCTCGCAACTACGGGCGCAATTGCGCTGTTCTCTGCCCAGTCCGCGACGGCTTTACACGCGATGTACAGCTACCAAGGTACCGCCATCGTGGGCATGAAGCCCTTGGCCTGGATTGTCATGTTCGCACCGCTGGGGCTTGTGATGTTCCTCAGTTTCGGGCTGCAGCGCATGAGCCTGTTCACTGCACAACTGAGCTACTGGGTTTATGCAGCGTTGATGGGGTTGTCGCTCTCTACCATATTCCTCACCTACACCGGCGAAAGCATAGCCAGCGCCCTCTTCATTACGGCCGGCACGTTCGGGGCCATGAGTCTCTACGGCTATTCGACCAAGCGCGATCTCACCGGCCTCGGCTCGGTACTGATGATGGGATTGATCGGCGTGATCATCGCCTCGGTCGTCAACCTTTTTCTAAAAAGCAATTCCTTGCAGTTCGGGATCTCCATCATTGGCGTCCTCGTCTTTATCGGCCTGACAGCCTACGATACCCAAAAACTCAAACTGCTGTACGCGACACTCACCGATAAGAACGATGGGCTTGGCAAGATCGTTATTCTGGGCGCGCTTACCCTGTATCTCGACTTCATCAACCTCTTCCTGCAACTGCTCTACCTCTTTGGCAACCGGCGCAAAAGTTGGTGA